The following are encoded together in the Novipirellula caenicola genome:
- a CDS encoding DUF6797 domain-containing protein yields MLRPDNLVAWCIVPFDAKNRTPEARAAMLQELGITRAAYDWRAAHVPTFEQEILAYQKHRIEFFAFWGVQENAFKLFEKYDLHPQIWQMLRDNDGDTQAVKVEAAAQQMLPLAKRTAAMGCPLALYNHGGWGGEPQNLVAVCQRLHELGQTHVGIVYNFHHAHGHIDDWAASFAIMKPFLHCLNLNGMNADEQPKILGIGKGQHELEMIRVVVDSGYDGPIGILDHRNELDARDSLIENRDGLQWVRQELEKRGSAGPLPATPSSYTKPNEEPNAGLGRIFPGADGYRNPPITVEVRATMHRHDRYNILVASDSKKSSDHWELFSMNRSGHLTAYLPGKVPDHVHTNAMICDGDPHTLSMTYEPGRIRIFVDGQQVADQPLTDAKQRTSVPGALGIGRLVQRDLGFDGEIQWVRISKGVRPIPDKPLVDVSRDDATLGLWKFGNEHAPDSPRVDQHSGIDSGRSNVDPAPVATEMPYDPKTVTRIIHESNASGEAARGVHVFADAKLGCLSCHKIGDHGGSIGPDLSAIVKDRTPAQIVESVFWPQRDVAAEYMNWKVLTADGNVITGFKHSSDDQQVVIRDSATGKLTRIAADEIEAEIPAGSVMPSGLTATLSSQQQLDLIRFLIDLGRDQGRLSESIQHAIAHSQMHGPAEAPLSSAPLAAENWPHAEHRVNRDRLYDFYTKQAEYFRNQPHPPMLISPYPGLDGGEQGHWGNQSEPDWKDDRWNSTQLGSVQAGVFRWRGIKVPRGVCIRIGEDDEMSACFNPETLSYEAVWTGGFVKYDSVRFGFVGGLRPDGDLLEVPKTEKITEPFQYHGFYRHGKRTVFSYTIGDVHYLDCAWVDDGKFVRDVAPAEQHPLSHVTSGGPQQWPDVIETKITRGNQNPYAIDTIELPTDNPWNALLFCGGHDFLPVGSALVCTMQGDVWRVRGIDATKDDESKARWTRFASGLHHALGLVVADGQVYVQCRDQLTRLSDLNGDGEADFYECFSNAFVTSAAGHDFICGLQRDQQGNFYTASGNQGLLRISPDGKQADVIATGFRNPDGLGILPNGMVTVPVSEGTWTPASAIHAVPPSALSSTGNPPHHGYGGPKNGQPPELPLVYLPRGLDNSSGGQAYVDSHAFGPLQTQLLHFSFGSGSWFSVLRDQVNQQIQGAVVPLAGDFLSGVHRGRFHPIDGQLYVSGMTGWGSYTRDDGCFQRVRYTGQPAQVPVGFHVHENGIQVTFSMPIDEAIASNPEQHFAQCWNYRYSGGYGSPEYSTTHPGTAGHDPLRIQSAHVLDDRHSLFLEIPDLQPVNQLHLRMHVNDDNHPSCNPAGDGQDMFITVHQLDEPFTQFPGYQVAEKQIAAHPLRVDIASMAERVSNPWHQKIKAARPIKVETGSNLTYNTAEFNVRTNEPLAVTLANPDVVPHNWVLVQQASLQHVGELGNQMIADPKAFARQYVPESDQVIAHTDIVLPGQQQTIYFIAPSAPGRYPFLCTFPGHWMVMNGVMVVEPAAR; encoded by the coding sequence GTGCTTCGTCCTGACAATCTGGTGGCATGGTGCATCGTTCCCTTTGACGCCAAGAATCGGACGCCCGAGGCACGTGCGGCAATGTTGCAAGAACTCGGAATCACGCGAGCCGCCTATGATTGGCGAGCGGCCCATGTTCCGACATTTGAACAGGAGATCTTGGCGTACCAAAAACATCGTATCGAGTTCTTCGCGTTTTGGGGCGTGCAGGAAAATGCGTTCAAGCTTTTTGAGAAATACGACTTGCATCCTCAAATCTGGCAGATGCTTCGCGACAACGACGGCGACACCCAGGCAGTGAAGGTCGAAGCGGCGGCACAACAGATGCTTCCCCTCGCCAAACGCACCGCTGCGATGGGATGTCCGTTGGCGTTGTACAACCACGGAGGCTGGGGAGGCGAACCACAAAACCTTGTCGCCGTCTGTCAACGATTGCACGAACTCGGGCAAACGCATGTTGGCATCGTCTACAATTTCCACCACGCGCACGGGCACATCGACGACTGGGCCGCGTCGTTCGCCATAATGAAGCCGTTCCTCCACTGCTTGAATTTGAACGGCATGAATGCGGACGAGCAGCCAAAAATTCTGGGCATCGGCAAAGGCCAACACGAATTGGAGATGATCCGCGTGGTGGTCGACAGCGGCTATGACGGGCCCATCGGCATCCTGGACCACCGCAATGAACTTGATGCACGCGATTCGCTGATCGAGAACCGTGATGGATTGCAGTGGGTTCGACAAGAACTCGAGAAACGCGGTAGTGCAGGGCCGCTGCCGGCTACCCCGTCAAGTTACACAAAACCCAATGAAGAACCGAACGCCGGACTGGGACGAATCTTCCCCGGCGCCGACGGCTACCGCAATCCGCCGATTACCGTCGAAGTCCGAGCGACGATGCATCGCCACGATCGCTATAACATCCTGGTGGCAAGCGATTCCAAAAAATCGTCGGACCACTGGGAACTGTTTTCGATGAATCGTAGCGGCCATTTGACCGCCTACCTGCCCGGCAAGGTTCCCGATCACGTTCACACCAATGCAATGATTTGTGATGGTGATCCGCATACCCTGTCGATGACCTATGAACCAGGTCGCATCCGGATTTTTGTGGATGGACAACAGGTAGCCGACCAACCGCTCACCGACGCAAAACAGCGTACAAGCGTTCCTGGTGCACTGGGAATTGGACGACTCGTCCAGCGAGACCTAGGCTTTGATGGCGAGATTCAGTGGGTGCGAATTTCCAAAGGAGTCCGCCCGATCCCGGACAAACCGTTGGTCGATGTGTCTCGCGATGACGCGACGCTTGGATTGTGGAAGTTTGGCAACGAACACGCCCCCGATTCACCTCGCGTGGATCAACACAGTGGAATCGATTCCGGGCGATCCAACGTCGATCCGGCACCGGTCGCCACCGAAATGCCGTACGATCCCAAGACGGTAACACGAATCATCCACGAATCGAACGCGTCGGGCGAAGCGGCACGGGGCGTCCATGTTTTCGCTGATGCCAAATTGGGGTGTTTATCGTGTCACAAGATCGGTGATCACGGAGGCTCGATTGGTCCCGATTTGTCGGCGATTGTCAAAGACCGGACGCCGGCCCAGATCGTCGAATCGGTATTTTGGCCGCAACGCGATGTCGCAGCTGAGTATATGAATTGGAAGGTGCTGACAGCGGACGGCAACGTCATCACAGGTTTCAAACACAGTTCGGATGACCAGCAAGTGGTGATTCGTGACTCAGCCACCGGGAAGCTGACCCGCATTGCGGCAGATGAAATCGAAGCCGAGATCCCCGCGGGTTCGGTGATGCCAAGCGGGTTGACGGCGACATTGTCTTCTCAGCAGCAACTGGATCTGATTCGATTCCTCATCGATCTGGGACGTGACCAAGGCCGCCTTTCGGAATCAATTCAACACGCAATTGCTCACAGCCAAATGCACGGCCCTGCCGAAGCCCCATTGTCCTCGGCGCCGCTTGCGGCCGAGAACTGGCCTCATGCGGAGCACCGCGTGAACCGTGATCGATTGTACGATTTCTACACAAAACAAGCCGAATATTTTCGCAATCAACCGCATCCGCCCATGTTGATCTCGCCCTATCCGGGGCTCGACGGTGGCGAGCAAGGGCATTGGGGCAATCAGAGCGAACCCGACTGGAAAGATGACCGCTGGAATTCCACGCAACTTGGTTCGGTCCAAGCGGGCGTCTTTCGTTGGCGCGGGATCAAGGTGCCACGCGGCGTTTGTATCCGAATCGGTGAAGACGACGAGATGTCCGCCTGCTTCAATCCCGAGACGTTATCCTACGAAGCCGTCTGGACCGGCGGTTTTGTCAAATATGATTCGGTTCGTTTTGGCTTCGTTGGCGGTTTGCGTCCCGATGGCGATTTGCTTGAAGTTCCCAAGACAGAGAAGATCACAGAACCGTTTCAGTACCATGGCTTTTATCGACATGGCAAACGGACCGTGTTCTCCTACACCATTGGCGATGTCCACTATCTCGACTGTGCCTGGGTCGACGATGGCAAATTTGTTCGTGACGTTGCGCCGGCAGAGCAACATCCGCTGAGTCATGTCACCTCGGGCGGGCCCCAACAATGGCCGGATGTGATTGAAACCAAGATCACGCGAGGCAACCAAAATCCCTATGCGATCGATACGATCGAATTGCCAACGGACAATCCGTGGAACGCGTTGCTGTTCTGCGGTGGCCACGACTTCCTTCCCGTTGGCAGCGCATTGGTGTGCACGATGCAAGGTGACGTTTGGCGAGTCCGCGGCATCGATGCCACGAAGGACGATGAAAGCAAAGCGAGGTGGACGCGTTTCGCCAGCGGGTTACATCATGCTTTGGGCTTGGTGGTTGCGGACGGTCAAGTCTATGTTCAATGTCGTGACCAATTGACGCGTCTGAGCGATCTGAATGGCGACGGCGAAGCCGACTTTTACGAGTGTTTCAGTAATGCGTTTGTCACCTCAGCCGCCGGACATGATTTCATTTGCGGGTTACAGCGAGACCAACAGGGCAACTTTTACACGGCGTCCGGCAACCAAGGGTTACTGCGGATTTCGCCAGACGGCAAACAGGCGGACGTGATCGCAACCGGGTTCCGCAACCCCGATGGCTTGGGAATCCTGCCTAACGGAATGGTGACAGTGCCTGTATCCGAAGGCACCTGGACGCCTGCCTCGGCAATCCATGCGGTCCCACCATCCGCGTTGTCATCCACCGGCAATCCGCCTCACCACGGCTATGGAGGCCCAAAAAATGGACAACCTCCGGAGTTACCGTTAGTATACCTGCCTCGTGGGCTGGACAATTCCAGTGGCGGTCAGGCCTATGTCGACAGTCACGCATTTGGACCGTTACAGACGCAATTGCTGCACTTTTCGTTTGGTTCCGGGTCTTGGTTTTCGGTGCTTCGCGATCAGGTCAATCAGCAAATCCAAGGTGCCGTTGTCCCATTGGCCGGAGACTTTTTGTCCGGAGTCCATCGCGGTCGCTTTCACCCGATCGACGGCCAATTGTATGTTTCCGGCATGACTGGCTGGGGATCGTATACCCGTGATGACGGTTGTTTCCAGCGAGTTCGTTATACCGGCCAACCCGCTCAGGTTCCCGTTGGCTTTCATGTCCACGAAAATGGCATCCAAGTCACCTTTTCAATGCCGATCGACGAAGCGATCGCCAGCAACCCCGAGCAACATTTTGCGCAGTGCTGGAATTACCGATACAGCGGCGGTTACGGATCGCCCGAGTATTCTACGACACATCCTGGAACCGCAGGCCATGATCCGCTGCGAATCCAATCCGCTCACGTCCTTGACGATCGACATTCGTTGTTTTTAGAGATCCCCGATCTGCAACCTGTCAATCAATTGCACTTGCGAATGCATGTCAACGACGACAATCACCCGTCGTGTAATCCGGCAGGGGATGGTCAAGACATGTTCATCACTGTGCATCAATTGGATGAACCCTTCACCCAATTCCCTGGCTACCAGGTGGCCGAAAAACAGATTGCGGCTCATCCGCTGCGAGTCGATATTGCTTCGATGGCGGAGCGTGTTTCCAACCCATGGCATCAGAAAATCAAAGCCGCCCGCCCCATCAAAGTCGAAACCGGCAGCAATCTGACCTACAACACTGCCGAGTTCAACGTGCGAACCAACGAACCGTTAGCCGTCACGCTGGCGAATCCAGACGTCGTGCCCCACAACTGGGTACTCGTGCAGCAGGCATCGCTGCAACATGTCGGAGAGCTTGGCAATCAGATGATCGCGGATCCCAAAGCGTTTGCTCGGCAATACGTTCCGGAATCCGACCAAGTCATCGCACACACGGATATCGTTTTACCGGGGCAACAGCAGACGATCTATTTCATCGCGCCGTCCGCCCCCGGTCGATATCCGTTTCTTTGTACCTTTCCGGGCCACTGGATGGTAATGAACGGCGTGATGGTGGTTGAGCCGGCGGCGCGGTGA
- a CDS encoding MFS transporter — MSEAESNNTTTYNERLILFVLATVQFITIVDFMIVMPLGPQLMRVLQIDPSAFGLIVSSYTFAAGLAGLVASATVDRFSRKSAFLVLYAGFILGTLLCGLAPNYVTLVLARVLTGAFGGILGGISMAIIGDVFPDSRRGRATGAMMTGFAIASVAGVPLGLVIGNHFGWNMTFIALALAGLPVLFVAAYSLPSLDAHFGEARVHPLESLRRTFTVPNHLNAFALIIALTCSGFLIFPYISAYFVGNIGMSEQQLPWVYIAGGGLTFVASPIIGRWADRAGKLLVFRVIAPLSAALMFAITHLYEGGIVLAIAVFGALMVCNVGRMIPAMAMITASVAPRHRGSFLSANSSVQHIFGGVGAYVGGLFVTQAGEGAALEGFGTVGWIAAVVGMSSLWLAGRLRSGEQPETVSATELSLPAAAEAAYDPGEPMIAFVDGAAEVGDVRLQSFERDLHHESVDHLPELNSTHAVRPQVRRDAID, encoded by the coding sequence ATGTCTGAAGCGGAATCCAACAACACGACGACTTACAACGAGCGGTTAATTCTGTTCGTCTTGGCGACGGTTCAATTCATCACCATCGTCGACTTTATGATCGTGATGCCTCTCGGTCCGCAGTTGATGCGTGTATTGCAGATCGATCCAAGTGCGTTTGGGTTGATCGTTTCGTCGTACACGTTTGCCGCAGGTTTAGCGGGATTGGTGGCATCGGCGACGGTCGATCGCTTCAGCCGGAAATCGGCATTCCTGGTCTTGTACGCGGGATTTATCCTGGGCACGTTGTTGTGTGGATTGGCTCCTAACTACGTAACGCTCGTGTTGGCTCGCGTGTTGACGGGGGCATTTGGCGGTATCTTAGGGGGAATATCGATGGCGATCATCGGGGACGTGTTCCCAGACAGCCGGCGAGGACGTGCCACCGGTGCGATGATGACTGGCTTTGCGATTGCGTCGGTGGCCGGAGTGCCATTGGGGTTGGTGATTGGCAATCACTTCGGTTGGAACATGACGTTCATCGCGTTGGCCTTGGCGGGGTTGCCGGTGCTGTTCGTTGCCGCATATTCGCTGCCGTCGCTCGATGCCCACTTTGGCGAAGCGAGAGTGCACCCGCTTGAGTCCCTTCGCAGGACGTTTACGGTTCCCAACCACTTGAACGCCTTTGCACTGATCATAGCGCTGACCTGCAGCGGTTTTTTGATCTTCCCCTACATCAGTGCCTATTTTGTCGGAAACATCGGTATGTCCGAGCAACAGCTGCCTTGGGTCTATATCGCCGGGGGCGGGTTGACGTTTGTGGCTTCGCCGATCATCGGACGTTGGGCTGACCGAGCGGGAAAGTTGTTGGTGTTTCGAGTGATCGCACCGCTGTCGGCCGCACTGATGTTTGCGATCACCCATTTGTACGAGGGGGGGATCGTGTTAGCCATTGCCGTGTTCGGCGCGTTGATGGTGTGCAACGTGGGACGAATGATCCCCGCGATGGCGATGATCACGGCCAGCGTAGCGCCGCGACACCGTGGATCGTTTCTCAGTGCAAACTCGTCGGTTCAACATATTTTCGGCGGCGTTGGTGCCTACGTCGGCGGTTTGTTTGTCACGCAAGCCGGTGAAGGTGCGGCGTTGGAAGGATTTGGGACCGTCGGTTGGATCGCAGCCGTTGTGGGGATGAGCAGCTTGTGGTTGGCGGGACGATTGCGTAGCGGTGAACAACCCGAGACCGTTTCCGCGACGGAATTGTCGCTGCCCGCTGCGGCCGAAGCGGCATACGATCCCGGCGAACCGATGATCGCGTTTGTCGACGGTGCCGCCGAGGTTGGCGACGTGCGTCTGCAGTCATTCGAGCGTGACTTGCATCACGAATCGGTTGATCATTTACCTGAACTTAACTCGACCCACGCGGTTCGGCCCCAAGTTCGCCGAGACGCAATCGATTGA
- a CDS encoding M28 family peptidase, with amino-acid sequence MSDEIEANLRLHVDRIAGLIGPRTLDRPKSIVATTGYIQGQWDAMQYDVQSEGYDAMGQPATNLFVENVGTKHADEIVLLGAHYDTVADTPGADDNASAVAVMIEVSRLLRHHAGKRTARYVAFTCEEKPYGDFDAMGSQHHARQSKQRGDKIIGMLCLEMVGYFRDEVGSQKVPPSIPKPLHRLFPKRGNFLAAVGNPASWKLNWQFRRGFKHGTKMPLFSIVLPEKVSEIRRSDNSSFWDHGYAALMLTDTSFLRNANYHQATDTPDTLDYQRMSEVTRGVAAAMQRLLR; translated from the coding sequence ATGAGCGATGAAATTGAAGCGAATCTGCGTCTGCACGTCGATCGAATCGCGGGTCTGATCGGCCCTCGCACCCTTGATCGACCAAAATCGATCGTCGCAACGACGGGTTACATCCAAGGCCAATGGGATGCGATGCAGTACGACGTGCAGTCGGAGGGCTACGATGCGATGGGCCAGCCCGCGACAAACCTTTTTGTTGAAAACGTTGGCACGAAACACGCTGACGAGATCGTCTTGTTAGGGGCTCACTACGACACCGTCGCAGACACCCCCGGAGCCGACGACAATGCGTCGGCCGTCGCGGTGATGATCGAAGTCAGCCGTTTGTTGCGACACCACGCTGGCAAACGTACGGCACGCTACGTCGCGTTCACCTGTGAAGAGAAACCGTACGGTGATTTTGATGCGATGGGCAGCCAGCATCATGCACGTCAATCAAAACAGCGAGGGGATAAGATAATTGGCATGCTGTGTCTGGAAATGGTGGGCTATTTTCGCGACGAAGTCGGCTCACAAAAAGTCCCGCCATCGATACCCAAACCGCTGCATCGCTTGTTTCCCAAACGCGGTAATTTCTTGGCCGCCGTCGGCAACCCTGCTTCTTGGAAACTGAATTGGCAATTTCGCCGTGGCTTTAAACACGGAACAAAAATGCCACTGTTCTCGATCGTGCTTCCTGAAAAAGTGAGCGAGATCCGTCGCAGCGACAACAGCTCGTTTTGGGACCATGGATATGCAGCGTTGATGTTGACCGACACCAGTTTTCTACGCAATGCGAACTATCACCAAGCCACCGACACCCCCGATACGCTCGATTACCAACGAATGAGCGAGGTCACTCGAGGCGTTGCCGCCGCGATGCAACGGCTGTTGCGATGA
- a CDS encoding matrixin family metalloprotease produces the protein MKRLFRKRTSKSIRRNQRRRLVAEPLEPRRVLAASFGWDGPGLGGAELTYTISDSPSSLSQVEVETAIEMALDAWSDVVDVTFTQVEQTGLADSIDISFTNIDGSGGTLAQAYFPDDVNPARIAGDIEFDAAEVWEIGNSLGNQAFDLVRIAAHEIGHSLGLDHLTDIGSVLQAYVSPNQEFTALDDSDIAEALMLYAPATVNDTDDGSVDDSPVDETGGNDTSADETGGDDTGGDDTGEDDTGEDETDNVDPSNNDDTDTPDFDLPDDDNPFSRRRWRRGGNWYRRGGRLEADVPENHNLYSPTDANDDGSTTALDALVIINQLSRSNELTSGFSDVNGDGNVTALDALMVINALAQSETEGISELVVAAEASDSLEQVVENDDESVTTEDDSELTNSTPTVGSDDDTDVVTDDELDSESDEGLEESDQETEQSEGETEETDERTVDDTESVDDETDASDETDETVDDDTPVDDGGLTDEDSGDDEDPGLCDHDPITSFGHHNNFDPQRPFRVGFDQLLARYDADEDGSLSEDEMPEVVWNRLLEINVDADGDGLITPDEFDLFTEIQQEERFASKDSNEDGALSEDEVRRFWQKIVTADTNSDGGVSLEEFVDWLEDRETTDSTTSTIPTASPQRAHRSGNDRSTFYDRVFAQLGRRGGRGR, from the coding sequence ATGAAACGACTATTTCGAAAACGGACATCGAAGTCAATTCGTAGAAATCAACGCCGCCGATTGGTGGCCGAACCGCTCGAACCGCGACGTGTGTTGGCGGCAAGTTTCGGCTGGGATGGGCCTGGGTTGGGCGGAGCCGAGTTGACTTACACGATCAGCGACTCGCCGAGTTCGCTTTCGCAAGTCGAAGTGGAGACGGCAATCGAAATGGCGCTGGATGCATGGTCCGACGTCGTCGACGTGACCTTTACGCAAGTCGAACAAACCGGGCTGGCGGATTCGATTGACATCTCGTTTACAAACATTGATGGCAGTGGCGGAACGTTGGCTCAGGCCTATTTTCCTGACGATGTTAATCCCGCACGAATCGCGGGCGACATCGAATTCGATGCGGCAGAGGTTTGGGAGATCGGTAACTCGTTGGGCAATCAAGCCTTTGATCTTGTCCGGATCGCGGCTCATGAAATCGGGCACTCGCTTGGGCTGGACCATTTGACCGATATCGGTTCGGTGCTTCAGGCGTACGTGTCGCCTAACCAAGAGTTCACGGCGTTGGATGATAGCGATATCGCCGAAGCGTTGATGTTGTATGCACCGGCGACGGTCAACGACACGGATGACGGTTCGGTCGACGATTCTCCCGTTGATGAGACCGGAGGGAATGATACAAGTGCCGACGAAACGGGCGGCGATGACACGGGCGGCGATGACACGGGCGAGGACGACACGGGCGAGGACGAAACCGACAACGTCGACCCCAGCAACAACGATGATACAGACACCCCTGATTTTGACCTGCCTGACGACGACAATCCGTTCTCACGCCGACGTTGGCGTCGAGGCGGAAATTGGTATCGTCGAGGCGGCCGACTCGAAGCGGATGTCCCGGAAAACCACAACCTGTACTCCCCCACCGATGCGAACGATGACGGATCGACCACGGCGTTGGATGCGTTGGTCATTATCAACCAATTGAGTCGCAGCAATGAATTGACCAGCGGATTTTCGGATGTGAACGGTGATGGCAACGTCACCGCGCTGGATGCCTTGATGGTGATCAACGCGTTGGCGCAGAGCGAAACCGAGGGAATCAGCGAGCTTGTGGTGGCCGCCGAGGCGAGCGACTCGCTCGAGCAGGTTGTTGAAAACGATGACGAGTCGGTAACGACCGAGGACGATAGCGAGCTTACCAACAGCACCCCCACGGTCGGCAGCGACGACGATACAGACGTCGTCACCGATGATGAATTGGACAGTGAATCTGATGAGGGACTGGAGGAATCTGATCAGGAAACCGAGCAGTCCGAAGGGGAAACCGAGGAAACGGACGAGCGGACAGTCGACGATACGGAGTCCGTTGACGACGAGACAGATGCGTCCGACGAGACTGACGAGACAGTTGACGATGACACCCCGGTTGATGACGGTGGTTTGACCGATGAGGATAGCGGTGACGACGAGGATCCCGGGCTCTGTGATCACGATCCCATTACGTCATTTGGTCACCACAACAACTTCGATCCGCAACGTCCGTTTCGCGTCGGATTTGATCAGCTGCTTGCTCGTTACGATGCTGACGAAGACGGCTCGCTAAGCGAAGACGAAATGCCCGAAGTCGTTTGGAACCGGCTGCTTGAGATTAACGTCGATGCCGATGGCGATGGTTTGATCACCCCAGACGAATTTGACTTGTTTACTGAAATCCAGCAAGAAGAACGATTCGCCAGCAAGGATAGCAACGAAGATGGTGCATTAAGCGAGGATGAAGTCCGCCGATTCTGGCAGAAAATCGTGACGGCTGACACCAACAGCGATGGCGGCGTCTCGCTGGAAGAATTTGTCGATTGGCTCGAAGACCGCGAAACCACGGACTCGACGACGTCAACGATTCCGACGGCATCGCCGCAGCGGGCACACCGCAGCGGCAACGACCGCTCAACGTTTTATGACCGTGTGTTTGCGCAACTAGGGCGTCGTGGCGGTCGTGGCCGCTGA
- a CDS encoding SDR family oxidoreductase, which translates to MPENNHTDHPASSTKQDRSNGGERILLTGATGYVGGRLLRLLEDSGRPLRCMARHPENLRARVSPQTEVVHGDVLQRDTLTDALQGIHTAYYLIHSMGTSDGFESDDRDAAANFAAAARNAGVKRIVYLGGLGEDDDDELSSHLRSRHEVGRVLKESEAQVIEFRASVIIGSGSLSFELVRALVRKLPIMLWPKWVSTEASPIAIRDVLSYLMETLELPLGESKIYQIGGPQPVSYGGIMDEYARQRGLKRMRIRVPLLSPRISSLWLGLVTPVYARIGRKLVEGLKNPTIVTDDAALRDFSIRPVGIQEAIQRAIEREDQEMVETRWSDALSSAGRTAKWGGEAFGSRLVDSRTIDVDVPPECAFVPIQRIGGDAGWYYGEWLWKIRGFMDMLIGGVGYRRGRRHASSVHVGDAIDFWRVELIEPNQRLRLAAEMKLPGRGWLDYEVCPRPGGGSTIRQTAEFDPAGLFGLCYWYSVWPLHQLVFAGMLRGVAKRAEAYCQDPANQTSP; encoded by the coding sequence ATGCCTGAGAACAACCACACCGACCATCCAGCCTCCTCAACAAAACAAGATCGCAGCAACGGCGGCGAACGCATTTTGTTGACCGGTGCGACCGGTTACGTTGGCGGCCGATTGCTGCGGTTGCTCGAAGACAGCGGTCGTCCGCTCCGCTGCATGGCTCGCCACCCCGAAAATTTGCGGGCTCGAGTTTCTCCGCAAACCGAAGTCGTCCACGGAGACGTGCTCCAGCGTGACACGCTGACGGATGCATTGCAGGGGATTCACACCGCGTACTACTTGATTCACTCGATGGGCACTAGCGATGGGTTCGAGTCGGATGATCGTGATGCAGCGGCCAATTTTGCTGCAGCCGCTCGCAATGCCGGGGTCAAGCGAATTGTCTATCTCGGCGGACTTGGCGAAGACGACGATGATGAATTATCGAGTCACTTGCGAAGTCGGCATGAAGTGGGAAGGGTGTTGAAAGAATCGGAGGCCCAGGTGATCGAGTTTCGCGCCTCGGTCATCATCGGTTCGGGAAGTTTGTCGTTTGAATTGGTGCGTGCCTTGGTCCGAAAACTGCCGATCATGCTTTGGCCCAAATGGGTATCCACCGAAGCATCGCCGATCGCGATCCGTGATGTGTTGAGCTATTTGATGGAAACGCTCGAGTTGCCGCTCGGGGAAAGCAAAATCTATCAGATCGGGGGTCCGCAACCGGTGTCCTACGGCGGCATCATGGACGAATACGCTCGCCAACGCGGATTGAAACGAATGCGAATTCGCGTGCCGTTGCTGTCGCCGCGAATCAGCAGTCTGTGGCTTGGGTTAGTGACGCCGGTCTACGCCCGAATCGGCCGAAAACTAGTCGAAGGGCTGAAAAATCCAACGATCGTCACCGATGATGCAGCCCTGCGTGATTTTTCGATCCGTCCAGTCGGTATTCAAGAAGCGATCCAGCGTGCGATCGAGCGTGAAGATCAAGAGATGGTGGAAACCCGTTGGTCCGACGCTTTGTCATCGGCGGGACGGACGGCCAAATGGGGCGGCGAAGCCTTCGGCAGCCGACTGGTCGATTCACGCACAATCGACGTGGATGTGCCGCCGGAATGCGCCTTTGTGCCGATCCAACGCATCGGAGGCGATGCCGGTTGGTACTACGGCGAATGGTTGTGGAAGATTCGCGGGTTCATGGACATGTTGATCGGTGGCGTCGGTTACCGCCGCGGCCGTCGTCATGCGAGCAGCGTGCACGTTGGCGACGCCATCGATTTTTGGCGAGTCGAGCTGATCGAACCTAACCAGCGATTGCGACTCGCTGCGGAAATGAAGTTGCCTGGACGAGGATGGCTCGATTACGAGGTTTGCCCCCGTCCCGGCGGTGGGTCGACCATTCGCCAAACCGCCGAATTTGATCCAGCCGGATTGTTCGGGTTGTGTTATTGGTACTCGGTGTGGCCGCTGCACCAATTGGTTTTCGCCGGGATGCTACGTGGCGTCGCCAAGCGGGCCGAAGCGTATTGCCAAGACCCGGCAAATCAAACTTCGCCATGA